The Notamacropus eugenii isolate mMacEug1 chromosome 4, mMacEug1.pri_v2, whole genome shotgun sequence DNA window TGAAAAACAAGGATCCACTAAAAAATTGTTGGATTTGATAGTAGGAATGGTCTTTatagatcatctaattcaattagTAGAGAGATGTATGTATGGAGAGCATGCTATCTAAAATAGCAATATACTAGTTAAGTCTGATTTTTGTGGGAGGAAAAAGGATTTAACTGTGCTTATAGTAAATTAAGTTTAGCAGGGTTTTATTCCTTGGAGAAACTCCAAGGAATTCCTCTATTTCCAGGGTAGTCTATATAATGAAACTGGGGAAAAGGTAAACTATGAAATAGATATTAATTCAATTTGAAGGCTGCTCATTATGAATCATAGAAGCACAGAACCTCTAATAATCTGAGGGAACAGCAGGGTCAAGTGAAAGTTTTTTAGGGATGGGAAATGCTTGGTAGCCGAGAAGGAACTAGTGGATAAagagaaactgaaactgagagagaggGGTCTAGACATAAGGAGGAAGGATGAAGAGAGCAAGTAGAAGGGTTAGACTGGTGAAGATAAGGACTGCCTTTTCACCAGAGCCTAGCGTAGCAGAGAACAGGGCATGAAGAAGAGGAGTTCGGAGGCATATTGATAGAATACTGAGATATGACAGTAAAATAGGAGGTGAGGTGCTCTTGTGAAGTAAAGGTGGGGGTACAGGAGGtttgaaaggagagaaggagatctGAAATAGCCCTTGTGTAGTGtgataattagggaagaataaaagcATTGCTGTGTAATAGTAAAGGCCCACATGAGGTGATGGAAAATAAATATGGAGTTAATCCCATAAACCTAGTTCCCCTTAATCCTTTTTCAAGGGGTTTTCAACAGTAAACAAACAATACAAGAAGTCAACAGGCCAAGAAATTCAAGGGTAGCTAATAGTGGATGATCAAAAAAGGTCAGCTATGAATGGAAAGCGGACCAGAGTGGGCCCttccactgaatccaaacttcatagaacaaatccccttactaaaaggatttgttctgtaaaacttggactcaaaggGTCATAcctgaggacctggagggccacatgtagccttgaagtcacagattctccacccctgGGCTAGAAGAACAGGGAGGGGTGAAGTAACTGGAGTTCTTGGTGCAGACCAAGCATAGGTTTAGTCCAGTGAGGTGAAAACGATATTGAAGGATAAGGTGTCATGACTCAAAAGCCAATTTTCAGATTTCTGGATCATGGAGTTTAAACAGTTATGGCTGATGGTCAGAAGAAAGCTCTGATCATTCCTCAACGTAGCTTATGTGGGGTAAAGATGGAGGTATTAAGGCTGGGGGAACATAAACATGTATTGAAGGCAAAGGCTGAGGTTGGAAAGGAAGAGTTTTCAGAAAGGCTTAatgatattttttccttgttgTAGGTTAAAATGTCTAGATTTGATAACAAGGTATTCCACTAAATTTAAGACAGGTAAAGTAAAGGAAAATTGGAGTCAAGCCCCCAGTCAGAAGCAATACCTTCTTTAGATGATTGTCACcttcctgggttttttttctcaCACTTTCCAGTTGTGTCAAAGAGTGGAAGCTGGTTGGTTTCTCATTTCCATCAGCAGCTGTTAAGCTACAGTCCTGTAGGCTCTTCAGAAGTTCCATTAACTTCTGTTTTTCCACCTTTGCCTGTTCTAGCTCCTGAAGGAACTGTGTGTTAGCTGCTATGAGAGACTGCACACTGGACATCATTTGGGACACCTGACTCTTAGTgagtagaacaaaaaaaaaatagcaatagaAATCTTGGTATTAAATTTAGGAAAGAGCAGATTTATATTTATAGTCAGAATACAATGAAGGATAAGAATCAATTCATTTTGTCTTGATTCTAATGATAGAAATAAAGGTTTTTCTTACGCTTTTAAGGccatttttattaattcattttatcatGAAAAGACTTGTTTAGTGTAATTCTCAAACCAACATATATGTAGAATCTTGGCAGAAATCAGTATAATCTGCTCACTGGGATTCTAACCAAACTCATACAGCATTCCCAAAGGAATTCTCATGTATGGATGAACCCAAACTTAAGGAACATCTTCTCTAAGTTTATATCCTTTGCAAATAGCCTATCAACATGTTGGTTATTTAAACTTTTCACAAAGCACAGTAAGAGCAAAGGCACTAATTGCTAATTTTTCATGAATGGAACTTAAAATCACTTTTAGTTTTAGTGAACCtaaggaaaaatggaattcagGGGAGAAATCAAACAAATGTGAACTGACAGCTCTCAGATTCACGGAATCCTAGACTGCTTTCCTGGCTAACTAGTCCACTACATATTTTTACAGTGAGACACTGGGAGAATGTATTCTTCCTGAAGagaatccatcaacaagcatttcttaagccgGGCATTGTggtgatacaaagagaaaaatgaaatcatgtcTTCAAGAAGGCTGCATTTTATTGGAACTGAAAGGCAAAGTTGCCAATTAAGCACCATTACAGGAAAGTAGCTCAGGCTTCTGTAGGCTGTGAGCTTCCTTTATCAAGCAGCAGGAGTAGtagttgttgttcatccttcaatTTTCAAAACCAATCAGATAAGATCTGTTCCTCTCTCCAGTAGGGAAGTAGTATAGCTTTCTGAAAGATCAGCAATACTATAGGTGTGTCTTACAGAGGAGGACTGCTCAGTGTCACCGGATGGGTAACTTAGATAACATTCTTGGAGCTCCTCTAAACCCTTTGACTGGATTTTTGTAGATGAGCCAAAACCAAACACTGAAAGCATGTCATGTCACATAGGTACAAAATATTTTGAAGCAATTGGGATTtggtttagaaatataaaatgtttgaaGCTTAAACCAAAGCTTTGTTGCTTCAAATCAAACCTTCCATATACTGAAAAATGGGTAACAGTGAAATCTATCTCTGGTTGAATTGCAGTATATCTGAAATATGAAACAGAAATTCAGTCTTTCAATTTCATTGTAAGGTAGAAGGTTACAAGGTATTACAGATCAGACAAAATAAGGTAACTAAATTTAATAAGACAAATGTAAGATAATTTAATGCTTATCTAGAGGGGATGGTTGGTTTCTGACTGAATGATTTCTCTCCTTACCCTCTTGTgcagtctcctgactccaaagccattaGCAGACAACAGAggtaataaattattaatatgtTAAGAAGGCACAAAGACATGCTACCATTTTGTCAATCAGGTTTTTCTTGAGTGGACTAGAAGGGAGAAGGCTATTGGCTAGGGGAAGATTGGTCATGACTCTGATAATTCTTAAAACACTGAGCCTACCATCTCTGGGATGAGTATAGGCAGGGAACAGGCTGGGGGAGCAGACCTTTGCACCTAAACCAGAGTGAAGAAGAGCGAAAGAAGGAAAGAACCACGCCCCCTACCTTCAGATATGGCCCTCTGCATCAGAGTCTGCATCCAGTAGGGAACAGACTCGCATTTGATACACAGATATGGATTCAAAAAGGCAGTGACTACAGGTTGGAAACAGAAACATATTtttcagagagacacagagaggcagCAAGGAAGCAGCTTCAAGGAATTGACCAAGAACAGAAGGGAGTGCTAGTCCTGGCACCTGAAAGTAGATCGTTGCCAAGCAGCATGCTCCGCAGAGGCAGAAACTTCAGGGGCAGCTgtgattgggggggagggggaggagggaaaaaaagtagatatatatatacatacacacatatacacaaacacacacacacaaacaaaacccCACCTATGAAAGAGGTACCCTTTCAGCACAGACTGGGGCTCATAGGAGGTGCTTAACTAATTCTGGAGTAGTGATAGCAGTTACAGTTACCTTTAGTTCTACAATTTTATTTTGCAGAAGACTTTCTTTTTGTGCCAAATGCCGCTTCTGTGAATCCAATCTAGATGCCACCTCATACATTGCCTCTTCTATTCTGTCTATCTTCTCTGATCTAAAAAAGTTACTCATTTTAATAGTCTATTTTCCATTTAAAACACATTAGATATGC harbors:
- the LOC140500715 gene encoding uncharacterized protein isoform X9; this encodes MGYDIERFVGYVNEGLLCCICQGVLEDPLQAPCEHAFCTSCIHGWLEYHRNCPEDRQALSCPVPSEQLHLSGHLSACEHLSGECPKGYVCTVLILLHNGITELRSELKLLRSEKIDRIEEAMYEVASRLDSQKRHLAQKESLLQNKIVELKSQVSQMMSSVQSLIAANTQFLQELEQAKVEKQKLMELLKSLQDCSLTAADGNEKPTSFHSLTQLESVRKKTQEGDNHLKKVLPSAST